The following coding sequences are from one Lycium ferocissimum isolate CSIRO_LF1 chromosome 3, AGI_CSIRO_Lferr_CH_V1, whole genome shotgun sequence window:
- the LOC132049264 gene encoding LOW QUALITY PROTEIN: zinc finger CCCH domain-containing protein 14-like (The sequence of the model RefSeq protein was modified relative to this genomic sequence to represent the inferred CDS: inserted 1 base in 1 codon; deleted 2 bases in 1 codon), producing the protein MDFRKRTRNDVGANVNGGAKKYKPEMDSLSSGVGSKSKPCTKFFSTAGCPFGESCHFLHYVPGGYNAVAQMMKLAPAPSMRNATAPPIPXGNAPAVKTKLCNRFNSAEGCKFGDKCNFAHGEWEIGKPIVPSQEDPRAMGFGSMPGRFGGRTEPPVSGPAASFGTTATAKISVDASLAGPIIGKSGVNSKQICRQTGAKLAIRDHETDPNLRNIELEGTFEQISQASAMVRELINSLGPVGGPGRTHANPGGAAPPRSNYKTKLCENFAKGSCTFGDRCHFAHGAAELQKTGV; encoded by the exons ATGGATTTCCGAAAGAGGACGAGAAACGATGTTGGTGCTAACGTTAATGGTGGTGCTAAGAAATATAAACCAG AAATGGACTCCTTATCAAGTGGTGTAGGAAGCAAATCAAAGCCATGCACGAAGTTTTTCAG CACTGCTGGCTGCCCCTTCGGCGAGAGCTGCCATTTCCTTCATTACGTCCCTGGTGGCTATAATGCGGTGGCCCAGATGATGAAATTGGCACCTGCTCCATCAATGAGAAATGCTACAGCACCCCCAATTC ATGGAAATGCCCCTGCTgtgaaaaccaaactt tgCAACAGATTCAACTCGGCGGAGGGATGCAAATTTGGAGACAAATGCAATTTTGCTCATGGGGAGTGGGAAATCGGAAAGCCCATCGTGCCTTCACAGGAGGATCCACGTGCAATGGGGTTTGGATCTATGCCAGGTCGTTTTGGTGGGCGGACGGAGCCTCCTGTTTCAGGTCCTGCTGCTAGCTTTGGCACAACAGCCACTGCGAAGATCAGTGTAGACGCTTCCCTTGCTGGACCCATCATTGGGAAGAGTGGAGTGAACTCTAAGCAGATTTGTAGGCAGACAGGGGCAAAGCTGGCTATCCGTGATCATGAAACAGATCCAAATCTCCGAAACATCGAGTTAGAGGGCACGTTTGAACAAATTTCACAGGCTAGTGCCATGGTAAGGGAATTGATCAACAGCCTTGGTCCAGTAGGTGGCCCTGGAAGAACACATGCAAATCCTGGCGGCGCTGCTCCTCCAAGGAGCAACTACAAGACAAAGTTGTGTGAGAATTTCGCCAAAGGGTCTTGCACTTTTGGAGACAGGTGTCACTTCGCCCATGGTGCTGCTGAATTGCAGAAAACAGGGGTCTGA
- the LOC132050833 gene encoding VQ motif-containing protein 25-like, producing the protein MMYNIEAGGAITQKQNYISTTSPSTPLRMNKNSQTISKLKPQIRIIHIFAPEIIKTDVANFRELVQRLTGKPSEKKNNNIKKRSRISTKKLVPNKLELIRSGHSNYPSELMREKIKEEEEDIWRNANYGEGFLGGFQEFDGFMQDFNQLPLLPNLDAATTAHLDAYGEPPLA; encoded by the coding sequence ATGATGTACAACATAGAAGCTGGTGGAgcaataacacaaaaacaaaactATATTTCAACAACAAGTCCATCAACACCTCTAAGGATGAACAAGAACTCACAAACTATATCCAAATTGAAGCCACAAATTCGCATTATTCACATATTTGCACCTGAGATAATCAAGACCGACGTGGCGAATTTTCGAGAACTTGTTCAAAGACTCACTGGGAAGCCATCagaaaagaagaacaacaatatcaagaaaAGATCAAGAATTAGTACTAAGAAGTTAGTTCCCAACAAATTGGAGCTAATTAGGAGTGGACATAGTAATTATCCTTCAGAGTTGATGAGAgaaaagattaaagaagaagaagaagatatatGGAGAAATGCAAATTATGGGGAAGGGTTTTTGGGTGGTTTTCAAGAATTTGATGGTTTCATGCAAGATTTTAATCAACTTCCATTACTCCCTAATTTGGATGCTGCTACTACTGCTCATTTGGACGCTTATGGAGAACCCCCACTAGCTTGA
- the LOC132050757 gene encoding probable plastid-lipid-associated protein 13, chloroplastic produces MYYNLSFHQSLVTGKTTDVQRIDVNERIIALERLNPTPRPTTSPYLEGLWNFEWFGTASPVFLATRLIFGRIPPTLANLSKLDLLIRNGYGTVIAHLKLLNSIENKFVLSSKFSVEGPLRMKEEYVEGIFETPKVKEDTVPEQLKGALDQAVNTLQQLPVPIRDTVSRGLKIPLGEAFQRLIMISYLDEEILIVRNTAGEPEVLTRLDAAPFPEPISDYES; encoded by the exons ATGTATTATAATCTCAGCTTTCATCAGAGTc TGGTCACTGGGAAGACAACAGATGTACAGCGCATTGATGTGAACGAGCGGATCATTGCCCTTGAGAGACTTAATCCGACACCTCGACCCACAAC GTCTCCCTATTTGGAAGGTCTATGGAATTTTGAGTGGTTTGGAACTGCAAGCCCGGTGTTCTTGGCTACCAGACTTATATTTGG GAGAATTCCTCCAACATTggcaaatttatcaaaattagaTCTGCTAATCAGGAATGGATATGGAACTGTTATTGCGCATTTGAAATTACTGAATTCG ATCGAAAATAAATTTGTTCTCTCCAGCAAGTTTTCTGTTGAGGGTCCTCTTCGAATGAAAGAGGAATATGTTGAAGGGATATTTGAAACTCCGAAAGTAAAAGAGGATACCGTGCCTGAGCAACTAAAGGGTGCTTTGGATCAGGCTGTTAACACTCTCCAGCAACTTCCTGTTCCCATCAGAGACACTGTGTCCCGTGGGTTGAAAATTCCTCTCG GCGAGGCGTTTCAAAGACTTATTATGATTTCTTACCTTGACGAAGAGATCCTG ATAGTAAGGAATACTGCAGGAGAACCCGAGGTTCTAACAAGGTTGGATGCGGCCCCTTTTCCAGAACCAATATCTGATTACGAGAGCTGA
- the LOC132049265 gene encoding probable plastid-lipid-associated protein 13, chloroplastic isoform X2, with protein sequence MAILIQNLAPPSLSRHPLYTSSFPLPSLLSVTVSPENYRNGQKKLKVCRAMVEQTAYCYSPFAKEMERLSAKESLLLALKDAGGFEAVVTGKTTDVQLIDVNERIIALERLNPTPRPTTSPCLEGLWNFEWFGTASPVFLATRLIFGRIPPTLANLSKLDLLIRNGYGTAIAHVKLLNSIENKFVLSSKFSVEGPLRMKEEYVEGIFETPKVKEDTVPEQLKGALDQAVNTLQLLPVPIRDTVSRGLKIPLGEAFQRLIMISYLDEEIVIARNTAGEPEVLTRLDAAPDPEPISDYES encoded by the exons ATGGCGATATTAATTCAAAACTTAGCACCACCGTCTTTATCCCGGCATCCACTCTATACGTCGTCGTTCCCACTCCCTTCTTTACTTTCTGTAACAGTTTCC CCAGAAAATTACAGAAATGGCCAGAAGAAATTGAAAGTTTGCAGAGCTATGGTTGAGCAGACTGCTTATTGTTATTCCCCTTTTGCTAAAGAAATGGAAAGACTTTCTGCTAAAGAATCTCTGCTTCTTGCT TTGAAAGATGCTGGAGGTTTTGAGGCAGTGGTCACTGGGAAGACAACAGATGTACAGCTCATTGATGTGAACGAGCGGATCATTGCCCTTGAGAGACTTAATCCGACACCTAGACCCACAAC GTCTCCCTGTTTGGAAGGTCTATGGAATTTTGAGTGGTTTGGAACTGCAAGCCCGGTGTTCTTGGCTACCAGACTTATATTTGG AAGAATTCCTCCAACATTggcaaatttatcaaaattagaTCTGCTAATCAGAAATGGATATGGGACTGCTATTGCTCATGTGAAATTACTGAATTCG ATCGAAAATAAATTTGTTCTCTCCAGCAAGTTTTCTGTTGAGGGTCCTCTTCGAATGAAAGAGGAATATGTTGAAGGGATATTTGAAACTCCGAAGGTAAAAGAGGATACCGTGCCTGAGCAACTAAAGGGTGCTTTGGATCAGGCTGTTAATACTCTCCAGCTACTTCCTGTTCCCATCAGAGACACTGTGTCCCGTGGGTTGAAAATTCCTCTCG GCGAGGCGTTTCAAAGACTTATTATGATTTCTTACCTTGATGAAGAGATCGTG ATAGCAAGGAACACCGCAGGAGAACCCGAGGTTCTAACAAGGTTGGATGCGGCCCCTGATCCAGAACCAATATCTGATTACGAGAGCTGA
- the LOC132049265 gene encoding probable plastid-lipid-associated protein 13, chloroplastic isoform X1, which yields MAILIQNLAPPSLSRHPLYTSSSPLPSTLSLLSVTVSPENYRNGQKKLKVCRAMVEQTAYCYSPFAKEMERLSAKESLLLALKDAGGFEAVVTGKTTDVQLIDVNERIIALERLNPTPRPTTSPCLEGLWNFEWFGTASPVFLATRLIFGRIPPTLANLSKLDLLIRNGYGTAIAHVKLLNSIENKFVLSSKFSVEGPLRMKEEYVEGIFETPKVKEDTVPEQLKGALDQAVNTLQLLPVPIRDTVSRGLKIPLGEAFQRLIMISYLDEEIVIARNTAGEPEVLTRLDAAPDPEPISDYES from the exons ATGGCGATATTAATTCAAAACTTGGCACCACCGTCTTTATCCCGGCATCCACTCTATACGTCGTCGTCCCCACTCCCTTCTACTCTTTCTTTACTTTCTGTAACAGTTTCCCCAGAAAATTACAGAAATGGCCAGAAGAAATTGAAAGTTTGCAGAGCTATGGTTGAGCAGACTGCTTATTGTTATTCCCCTTTTGCTAAAGAAATGGAAAGACTTTCTGCTAAAGAATCTCTGCTTCTTGCT TTGAAAGATGCTGGAGGTTTTGAGGCAGTGGTCACTGGGAAGACAACAGATGTACAGCTCATTGATGTGAACGAGCGGATCATTGCCCTTGAGAGACTTAATCCGACACCTAGACCCACAAC GTCTCCCTGTTTGGAAGGTCTATGGAATTTTGAGTGGTTTGGAACTGCAAGCCCGGTGTTCTTGGCTACCAGACTTATATTTGG AAGAATTCCTCCAACATTggcaaatttatcaaaattagaTCTGCTAATCAGAAATGGATATGGGACTGCTATTGCTCATGTGAAATTACTGAATTCG ATCGAAAATAAATTTGTTCTCTCCAGCAAGTTTTCTGTTGAGGGTCCTCTTCGAATGAAAGAGGAATATGTTGAAGGGATATTTGAAACTCCGAAGGTAAAAGAGGATACCGTGCCTGAGCAACTAAAGGGTGCTTTGGATCAGGCTGTTAATACTCTCCAGCTACTTCCTGTTCCCATCAGAGACACTGTGTCCCGTGGGTTGAAAATTCCTCTCG GCGAGGCGTTTCAAAGACTTATTATGATTTCTTACCTTGATGAAGAGATCGTG ATAGCAAGGAACACCGCAGGAGAACCCGAGGTTCTAACAAGGTTGGATGCGGCCCCTGATCCAGAACCAATATCTGATTACGAGAGCTGA